From Deferrisoma camini S3R1, the proteins below share one genomic window:
- a CDS encoding TRAP transporter permease, with amino-acid sequence MDQATPFSRTVGRVVTVLAVALSLFQLYTAGLTALTALIQRSVHLGAILCLVFLIYPPFRRVRKDRLNLWWVLDLGLIGLTLYCVLYLDFNLLAIFERQGDWLPQDVWVGVIGTLLVLEACRRVIGWVMAGICALSLLYAYFGPYMPDVIIHKGYSVERMATTLWLTTEGIFGIPIGVAATFVFIFVLFGAFLEVSGGGNFFIDLAHALTGRFSGGPAKTAVIASGFMGSVSGSAVGNVVATGSFTIPMMKRVGFKPHVAGAIEAAASTGGQLMPPIMGAGAFLMAEFTNTSYLEIIKVAFVPALLYYFTVLLFVHFEAKKTGLHGQAKENLPRASKVLAENLHFLIPVAVLVAALLAHVSPMKAGFLAVVSVWAASLIRSKSRMGPRKLLEALEKGARGAVVVSVACAAAGIIVGMVSLTGIGLKFSGLVLEFSFGHEILAILLIGLASLVLGMGLPVTASYIVLVILAGPALVELGVPLMVAHMIVFWYSQDANVTPPVSLASFAGAGIAGAPPMQTAFVSWKLAKGLYIIPIVMAYRPLLMNGPPMEVAATMVATAAGLAAFAAALDRYLLRAATWVETALLAGAALACFWPSLWTDAVGYLLLAAAVTSQILRGRNEAPAAA; translated from the coding sequence ATGGACCAAGCCACGCCGTTTTCCCGTACCGTCGGCCGGGTGGTCACCGTGCTGGCGGTGGCCCTGAGCCTGTTCCAGCTCTACACGGCCGGGCTCACGGCGCTCACGGCGCTGATCCAGCGGTCGGTGCACCTGGGCGCCATCCTGTGCCTGGTGTTCCTCATCTACCCCCCGTTCCGGAGGGTGCGCAAGGACCGGCTCAACCTCTGGTGGGTCCTCGACCTCGGCCTGATCGGGCTCACCCTGTACTGCGTGCTGTACCTGGACTTCAACCTGCTCGCGATCTTCGAGCGCCAGGGCGACTGGCTGCCCCAGGACGTGTGGGTGGGGGTGATCGGGACGCTCCTGGTGCTCGAGGCCTGCCGCCGGGTGATCGGGTGGGTCATGGCCGGAATCTGCGCCCTGTCGCTCCTCTACGCGTACTTCGGGCCCTACATGCCCGACGTGATCATCCACAAGGGCTACAGCGTGGAGCGCATGGCCACCACCCTGTGGCTCACCACCGAGGGCATCTTCGGCATTCCCATCGGGGTGGCCGCCACCTTCGTGTTCATTTTCGTCCTGTTCGGGGCGTTCCTCGAGGTGAGCGGCGGGGGGAACTTCTTCATCGACCTGGCCCACGCCCTCACGGGGCGGTTCAGCGGAGGCCCGGCCAAGACCGCCGTGATCGCCAGCGGGTTCATGGGCTCGGTGTCCGGGTCGGCCGTGGGCAACGTGGTGGCCACCGGCTCGTTCACGATCCCCATGATGAAGCGGGTGGGCTTCAAACCCCACGTGGCCGGAGCCATCGAGGCGGCCGCCAGCACCGGCGGCCAGCTCATGCCGCCCATCATGGGGGCGGGCGCGTTCCTGATGGCCGAGTTCACGAACACCAGCTACCTCGAGATCATCAAGGTCGCGTTCGTACCGGCCCTGCTGTACTACTTCACCGTGCTGCTGTTCGTGCACTTCGAGGCCAAGAAGACCGGCCTCCACGGCCAGGCCAAGGAGAACCTGCCCAGGGCCTCGAAGGTGTTGGCCGAGAACCTTCACTTCCTGATCCCGGTGGCCGTGCTGGTGGCCGCGCTGCTTGCCCACGTCTCGCCCATGAAGGCCGGGTTCCTGGCCGTGGTGAGCGTGTGGGCGGCGAGCCTGATCCGGTCGAAGAGCCGCATGGGGCCCCGGAAGCTCCTGGAGGCCCTGGAGAAGGGCGCCCGGGGCGCGGTGGTGGTGTCGGTGGCGTGTGCGGCGGCCGGCATCATCGTGGGCATGGTGTCCCTGACGGGCATCGGGCTGAAGTTCAGCGGGCTCGTGCTGGAGTTCTCGTTCGGTCACGAGATCCTGGCCATCCTTCTGATCGGGCTGGCATCCCTGGTGCTCGGCATGGGGCTTCCGGTCACGGCGTCGTACATCGTGCTGGTGATCCTGGCCGGCCCGGCCCTGGTGGAGCTGGGGGTGCCGCTCATGGTGGCCCACATGATCGTGTTCTGGTACTCCCAGGACGCCAACGTGACCCCCCCCGTCAGCCTGGCCAGCTTTGCCGGCGCGGGCATCGCGGGCGCGCCGCCCATGCAGACCGCGTTCGTGTCGTGGAAGCTGGCCAAGGGGCTCTACATCATCCCCATCGTCATGGCCTACCGGCCCCTGCTCATGAACGGCCCCCCTATGGAGGTGGCCGCCACCATGGTGGCCACCGCCGCCGGGCTGGCCGCGTTCGCCGCGGCGCTGGACCGGTACCTGTTGCGGGCGGCCACCTGGGTCGAGACGGCCCTGCTGGCCGGTGCGGCGCTCGCCTGCTTCTGGCCGTCGCTGTGGACCGACGCGGTGGGGTACCTGCTGCTGGCCGCGGCCGTGACCTCCCAGATCCTGCGGGGCCGGAACGAGGCGCCGGCAGCCGCGTGA
- a CDS encoding HD-GYP domain-containing protein — MEAGRVARILWVSREARPGAFPAGAYRVDTEARPRAALDRIEVARAEDDPYAVCFAAWGHGWGRDEVDDLFRTAPDLFLVLEGPADTLPGHDDLGAWARPDHCLTLPLPATGALRRSLAEHLSARWLQEEADRRRVALLEAEARKDRAQRRSHERRLQILYGIVEKLHGSESLEQALHVALGEMSRFLGATTGSLLLLDGPDRLRVVEAVGPRRERIRGLEFPLEDSRVARHALAERRPILVSDIQENGRFAEAEEVVRYRPRSILSVPLFGQDEPLGVLNFGGDDPAGRFGPHDERLVVTLGRQVAVALEKAGLLEGLRRTVNESIRALAGAIEAKDPYTRGHSDRVTHYSRLIAQALGLPPAEVDVVVRAAVLHDVGKIGVPSAVLNKPARLDDHEFRLIQRHPEVGTEIVREIRAMGETLAIIRHHHERIDGRGYPDGLRGDSLPLGARILAVADTFDAMTSDRPYRQGLPNEVAYEEIERCAGTQFDPEVARVFLDNAPRWPDLEPEAPEARAASG, encoded by the coding sequence ATGGAGGCGGGAAGGGTGGCGAGGATTCTCTGGGTTTCGCGGGAGGCCCGGCCGGGTGCGTTCCCGGCGGGGGCGTACCGGGTGGACACCGAGGCGCGGCCCCGCGCCGCCCTGGACCGGATCGAGGTGGCCCGGGCCGAGGACGACCCCTACGCGGTGTGTTTTGCGGCCTGGGGCCACGGATGGGGCCGGGACGAGGTGGACGACCTGTTCCGCACCGCCCCGGACCTGTTCCTGGTGCTGGAGGGCCCGGCCGACACCCTGCCGGGCCACGACGACCTCGGGGCATGGGCCCGCCCCGACCACTGCCTCACCCTGCCGCTTCCCGCTACCGGCGCCCTCCGCCGTTCCCTGGCCGAGCACCTGTCGGCCCGCTGGCTCCAGGAGGAAGCCGACCGCCGTCGGGTGGCGCTGCTGGAGGCCGAGGCCCGCAAGGACCGGGCCCAGCGTCGAAGCCACGAGAGACGCCTCCAGATTCTCTACGGCATCGTGGAGAAGCTCCACGGCTCCGAGAGCTTGGAGCAGGCCCTCCACGTGGCCCTGGGCGAGATGAGCCGGTTCCTGGGGGCCACCACCGGGTCGCTCCTGCTCCTGGACGGGCCGGACCGGCTGCGGGTGGTGGAGGCCGTGGGCCCGCGACGCGAGCGGATCCGGGGGCTCGAGTTCCCCCTGGAGGACAGCCGGGTGGCCCGGCACGCCCTGGCCGAGCGGCGGCCGATCTTGGTGTCCGACATCCAGGAGAACGGCCGGTTCGCGGAGGCGGAAGAGGTGGTGCGGTACCGGCCCCGGTCGATCCTGAGCGTGCCGCTGTTCGGCCAGGACGAGCCCCTGGGGGTGCTGAACTTCGGGGGGGACGACCCGGCCGGTCGGTTCGGGCCCCACGACGAACGGCTCGTGGTCACCCTGGGCCGGCAGGTGGCGGTGGCGCTGGAGAAGGCCGGGCTTCTGGAGGGGCTGCGGCGCACGGTCAACGAGTCGATCCGGGCCTTGGCGGGGGCGATCGAGGCCAAGGACCCCTACACCCGGGGCCATTCGGATCGGGTGACCCACTACAGCCGGCTGATCGCCCAGGCCCTCGGCCTTCCGCCGGCCGAGGTGGACGTGGTGGTGCGGGCCGCCGTGCTCCACGACGTGGGAAAGATCGGGGTGCCCAGCGCCGTGCTGAACAAGCCCGCCCGCCTGGACGACCACGAGTTCCGCCTGATCCAGCGGCACCCCGAGGTGGGCACCGAGATCGTGCGGGAGATCCGGGCCATGGGGGAGACCCTGGCCATCATCCGGCACCACCACGAACGGATCGACGGCCGGGGCTACCCCGACGGGCTCAGGGGCGACTCCCTGCCCCTGGGGGCCCGGATCCTGGCCGTGGCCGACACCTTCGACGCCATGACCTCGGATCGGCCCTACCGCCAGGGGTTGCCCAACGAGGTGGCCTACGAGGAGATCGAGCGGTGCGCGGGCACCCAGTTCGACCCCGAGGTGGCCCGGGTGTTCCTGGACAACGCCCCCCGCTGGCCCGACCTGGAGCCCGAGGCGCCCGAGGCCCGGGCCGCCAGCGGCTGA
- a CDS encoding acyl-CoA thioesterase, protein MDGFRFTLPYSPRIQDINYGGHVSYAAVLYYFQDARIAYLARLGPFSETDVGEGCALIIPEVHVRYRAEMFLGDPLEIGVRVREIRRSSLTMEYRIEREGEVAAEGETPLVVFHYASRSVRRVPDALRTAVAGFEGLPVPA, encoded by the coding sequence ATGGACGGATTCCGCTTCACCCTGCCCTACTCGCCCCGAATCCAGGACATCAACTACGGCGGGCACGTGTCGTATGCGGCGGTGCTGTACTACTTCCAGGACGCCCGGATCGCGTACCTGGCCCGGCTCGGTCCGTTCTCCGAGACCGACGTGGGCGAGGGGTGCGCCCTCATCATCCCCGAGGTGCACGTGCGGTACCGGGCCGAGATGTTCCTGGGCGACCCCCTGGAGATCGGGGTGCGGGTGCGGGAGATCCGACGCTCGAGCCTGACCATGGAGTATCGGATCGAGCGGGAGGGAGAGGTCGCGGCCGAGGGGGAGACCCCGCTCGTGGTGTTCCACTATGCCTCCCGGTCGGTACGGCGGGTGCCCGATGCCCTGCGCACGGCCGTGGCCGGTTTCGAGGGGCTGCCGGTGCCGGCGTGA
- a CDS encoding efflux RND transporter permease subunit, with protein MGRKITQFAVNHPKWVVFLAVLVTAISLVRVHTIRVDTDPENMLSEQEAVRVFHNQTKREFALSDMIVLGVVNEKDPDGVFNPETLGKIYRITDGIKKIQGVVTADLMAPSTVDDILQAGLGSVRFQYLMERPPKDRAEALHIRDRAMANPLLKGTLVSEDGKALAIYVPIEKKSIAHRVSQQIRELIAAEPPGSEQYHITGLPVAEDTFGVEMFKQMAISAPLAGLIIFLLMLFFFRKLTLVISPMVVAMLTVIFTMGALISTGHTVHIMSSMIPIFLMPISVVDSVHILSVFFDRYQQYKNRKKTLHVVMGELFMPMLYTSLTTAAGFASLALTPIPPVQVFGLFVALGVGIAWIFTVTVVPAYILLFIPERKLENFGATAHGEEDEGHSPLARILVWGGRITREHAKLWLGLTGVVLAISAYGITRIQINDNPVKWFTKNHPIRVADRVLNAHFGGTYEAYLVLQPPASPEALRAALEPVRTFLSKEADAAAEPQVRQVVGELQAKLAELEAKEAQADEPNPVRVVEALANELNRLYDTVPEDQAAVLDTLDTLADGLEDQRTALHTFKSPEVLRWVEGFQKYLSSHQIVGKTNALTDVVKKVYMELLGGKPEALRIPDTPQAVAQTILSFQGSHDPEDVWHLVTPDFRKLNIWFQLKSGDNKDMEAVVREVERYFQENPPPVELSHAWAGLTYLNVVWQDKMVKGMLSSLLGSFAIVFVMMVFLFRSVLWGLLSMIPLSVTIALIYGLIGLVGKDYDMPVAVLSSLTLGMSVDFAIHFIERARELFRETGSWAKTAALMSMAPARAITRNAIVIAVGFLPLLLAPLVPYKTVGFFLATIMGVSGVATLVILPAMIQVLRGPLFRKERRELEQKTAA; from the coding sequence ATGGGCCGCAAGATCACCCAGTTTGCCGTGAACCACCCCAAATGGGTCGTTTTCCTGGCAGTGCTCGTGACCGCGATCTCGCTGGTGCGGGTTCACACGATCCGGGTGGACACCGACCCCGAGAACATGCTGAGCGAGCAGGAAGCGGTGAGGGTGTTCCACAACCAGACCAAGCGCGAGTTCGCCCTGTCGGACATGATCGTGCTGGGCGTGGTGAACGAGAAGGACCCGGACGGGGTGTTCAACCCCGAGACCCTGGGCAAGATCTACCGGATCACCGACGGCATCAAGAAGATCCAGGGCGTGGTCACGGCGGACCTCATGGCCCCGAGCACGGTGGACGACATCCTCCAGGCCGGGCTGGGCTCGGTACGGTTCCAGTACCTAATGGAGCGGCCGCCCAAGGACCGCGCCGAGGCGTTGCACATCCGGGACCGGGCCATGGCCAACCCCCTCCTCAAGGGCACGTTGGTGAGCGAGGACGGCAAGGCCCTGGCGATCTACGTGCCCATCGAGAAGAAGAGCATCGCCCACCGGGTGAGCCAGCAGATCCGGGAGCTGATCGCGGCCGAGCCTCCGGGCTCCGAGCAGTACCACATCACCGGTCTGCCCGTGGCCGAGGACACCTTCGGGGTCGAGATGTTCAAGCAGATGGCCATCTCGGCGCCGCTGGCGGGGCTGATCATCTTCCTGCTCATGCTCTTCTTCTTCCGGAAGCTCACCCTGGTGATCTCGCCCATGGTGGTGGCCATGCTCACGGTGATCTTCACCATGGGCGCGCTGATCAGCACCGGCCACACCGTACACATCATGAGCTCCATGATCCCGATCTTCCTGATGCCGATCTCGGTGGTGGACTCGGTTCACATCCTGTCCGTGTTCTTCGACCGATATCAGCAGTACAAGAACCGGAAGAAGACCCTGCACGTGGTGATGGGTGAGCTGTTCATGCCCATGCTCTACACCAGCCTCACCACGGCGGCCGGGTTCGCGAGCTTGGCCCTCACCCCCATCCCGCCGGTGCAGGTGTTCGGGCTGTTCGTGGCGCTGGGAGTGGGCATCGCCTGGATCTTCACCGTGACCGTGGTGCCGGCCTACATCCTGCTGTTCATCCCGGAGCGCAAGCTCGAGAACTTCGGGGCCACGGCCCACGGCGAGGAGGACGAGGGCCACTCTCCCCTGGCCCGGATCCTGGTGTGGGGCGGCCGCATCACCCGGGAGCATGCCAAGCTGTGGCTGGGGCTCACGGGCGTGGTGCTCGCCATCTCGGCCTACGGCATCACCCGGATCCAGATTAACGACAACCCGGTGAAATGGTTCACCAAGAACCACCCCATCCGGGTGGCCGACCGGGTGCTCAACGCCCACTTCGGCGGCACCTACGAGGCCTACCTGGTGCTCCAGCCCCCGGCCTCGCCCGAGGCCCTGCGGGCCGCCCTGGAGCCCGTGCGCACGTTTCTGTCCAAGGAGGCCGACGCAGCCGCGGAGCCCCAGGTGCGTCAGGTGGTGGGCGAGCTCCAGGCGAAGCTGGCCGAGCTCGAGGCCAAGGAGGCCCAGGCCGACGAGCCGAACCCCGTGCGGGTGGTCGAGGCCCTGGCCAACGAGCTGAACCGGCTCTACGACACCGTGCCCGAGGACCAGGCCGCCGTGCTCGACACCCTCGACACCCTGGCCGATGGGCTTGAGGACCAGCGCACGGCCCTGCACACCTTCAAGAGCCCCGAAGTGCTCCGGTGGGTGGAGGGGTTCCAGAAGTACCTGTCCAGCCACCAGATCGTGGGCAAGACCAACGCGCTCACCGACGTGGTCAAGAAGGTCTACATGGAGCTGCTGGGGGGCAAGCCCGAGGCCCTGCGCATCCCGGACACGCCCCAGGCCGTGGCCCAGACCATCCTGTCGTTCCAGGGGAGCCACGACCCCGAGGACGTGTGGCACCTGGTGACCCCGGACTTCCGGAAGCTCAACATCTGGTTCCAGCTCAAGAGCGGCGACAACAAGGACATGGAGGCGGTGGTCCGAGAGGTGGAGCGGTACTTCCAGGAGAACCCGCCGCCGGTGGAGCTCTCCCACGCCTGGGCCGGGCTCACCTACCTGAACGTGGTGTGGCAGGACAAGATGGTCAAGGGCATGCTTTCGAGCCTGCTGGGAAGCTTCGCCATCGTGTTCGTGATGATGGTGTTCCTGTTCCGGTCGGTGCTGTGGGGGCTGCTGTCGATGATCCCCCTGTCGGTCACGATCGCGCTCATCTACGGCCTGATCGGCCTCGTGGGCAAGGACTACGACATGCCGGTGGCGGTGCTCTCCAGCCTGACCCTGGGCATGAGCGTGGACTTCGCCATCCACTTCATCGAGCGGGCTCGGGAGCTGTTCCGCGAGACCGGGTCCTGGGCCAAGACCGCCGCGCTCATGTCCATGGCGCCGGCGCGGGCCATCACCCGCAACGCCATCGTGATCGCGGTAGGCTTCCTGCCGCTCCTCCTGGCGCCCCTGGTGCCCTACAAGACCGTGGGCTTTTTCCTGGCCACCATCATGGGCGTGTCGGGCGTGGCCACCCTGGTGATCCTGCCCGCCATGATCCAGGTGCTGCGGGGCCCCCTGTTCCGCAAGGAACGGCGGGAGCTCGAGCAGAAGACCGCGGCGTGA
- the prmA gene encoding 50S ribosomal protein L11 methyltransferase: MEPTTWQRLTVSAPPEVREALAALLVDWGAAGTAEETGALSAWFRPADRPGVQARLERYALDLGAPVGWRWDDEPEDGWRDRWKAFYRPARVSERLGVCPTWEEWPGKDPRVRVIRLDPGRAFGTGTHETTRLCLGLLDRALSARPDAQVLDVGCGSGILSIGALLLGAGRAVALDIDPLAAQAARENARRNGVADRLRVVAGDLRAVGGTYPLVVANILYQVLLGLAPELSARVEPGGTLILSGLLTQEAASAETVYGALGLRPETREVEGEWAAVVLRRAS, encoded by the coding sequence ATGGAACCGACGACCTGGCAGAGGCTGACCGTATCGGCCCCCCCTGAGGTGCGCGAGGCCCTGGCCGCCCTGCTGGTGGACTGGGGTGCGGCCGGCACGGCCGAGGAAACCGGGGCCCTGTCCGCCTGGTTCCGCCCGGCCGACCGGCCGGGGGTCCAGGCCCGGCTGGAGCGCTACGCCCTGGACCTGGGGGCGCCCGTGGGGTGGCGGTGGGACGACGAACCCGAGGACGGTTGGCGGGACCGGTGGAAGGCGTTCTACCGCCCCGCCCGGGTCTCGGAGCGCCTCGGGGTCTGCCCCACCTGGGAGGAGTGGCCCGGGAAGGATCCGAGGGTGCGGGTGATCCGGCTCGACCCGGGCCGGGCCTTCGGCACCGGCACCCACGAGACCACCCGGCTGTGCCTGGGGCTCCTGGACCGGGCGCTCTCGGCCCGGCCCGACGCCCAGGTCCTGGACGTGGGGTGCGGCTCGGGCATCCTGTCGATCGGCGCCCTCCTGCTGGGCGCCGGCAGGGCCGTCGCCCTCGACATCGACCCCCTGGCGGCCCAGGCGGCCCGGGAGAACGCCCGCCGCAACGGCGTGGCCGACCGCCTGCGGGTGGTGGCCGGGGACCTACGGGCCGTGGGCGGGACCTACCCCCTCGTGGTGGCCAACATCCTGTACCAGGTGCTCCTGGGGCTCGCGCCCGAGCTCTCCGCCCGGGTCGAGCCGGGCGGCACCCTGATCCTGTCGGGGCTCCTCACCCAGGAGGCGGCATCGGCCGAAACGGTGTACGGGGCGCTCGGGCTCCGGCCCGAGACCCGGGAGGTGGAGGGGGAGTGGGCTGCCGTAGTGTTGCGGAGAGCTTCTTGA